In a genomic window of Quercus lobata isolate SW786 chromosome 4, ValleyOak3.0 Primary Assembly, whole genome shotgun sequence:
- the LOC115988109 gene encoding scarecrow-like protein 6 — protein sequence MEDWEGVLCESSSGQEKSIMGLIMGDIEDPSLGLNKLLRQDNDIEFNSGFGIIDQAAAFGCLEMSNNLLPSIDPSADFPFNGGGTNATRLGSVSTPNHSPMFSVATSNNLLPVSLSHLPAMFHQQQQQQQQQVQTIEDVDEKPQIFNPPMIQQNQAQFAQNQALFMPLTYAQLQERHLVSPPLAKRHNLGGIEPNYQVPKLPFSEPGQELLRRQLQQQQNQLQMLPQHIQQRPMMVSKQKVVCNELASQQQQHSQQLLFDQVYQLAELIETGNNPVRAQGILARLNHQLSPIGKPFQRAAFYFKEALQLLLHNTNNTNCNASLSLSSPPPPISLIFKIGAYKSFSEVSPVLQFANFTCNQALLEALDGFDTIRIIDFDIGFGGQWASLMQELALKQGNGPALKITAFVSPSTHDELELGFTQENLKHFATEINLAFEFEFLSLESLNSGSWPLPLHASESEAIAVNLPIGSFSNYPLSLPLVLGFVKQLSPKIVVSLDRGCDHTDVPFPDHIIHAVQSYSGLLESLDAVNVNLDALQKIERYLLQPGIEKTVLGRRSPDKMPPWRSLFLSSGFSPLTFSNFTESQAECLLQRTPVQGFHVEKKQTSLCLCWQRRELISASVWRC from the coding sequence ATGGAAGATTGGGAAGGTGTGTTGTGTGAGTCCTCATCAGGTCAAGAAAAGTCTattatgggattgattatgggGGACATTGAAGACCCATCTCTGGGTCTCAACAAACTCTTGCGTCAAGACAATGACATTGAATTCAACTCAGGTTTTGGTATCATAGATCAAGCTGCTGCCTTTGGCTGTCTTGAAATGTCCAACAATTTGTTGCCTAGCATTGACCCTTCTGCTGATTTTCCATTCAATGGTGGTGGCACCAATGCAACCAGGCTTGGCTCAGTTTCGACCCCAAATCACAGCCCCATGTTCTCTGTTGCAACAAGTAATAACCTTTTGCCGgtctctctatctcatttacCAGCCATGtttcatcaacaacaacaacaacaacaacagcaggTGCAAACAATTGAAGATGTAGATGAGAAGCCACAGATTTTCAATCCACCGATGATACAACAGAATCAAGCTCAGTTTGCTCAAAACCAGGCTTTGTTTATGCCTTTAACATATGCCCAATTGCAAGAGCGTCACCTTGTTTCACCACCACTGGCGAAAAGGCATAATCTTGGGGGTATTGAGCCTAATTATCAGGTACCCAAGTTGCCATTTTCTGAACCGGGGCAAGAGCTTCTTCGAAGGCAGCTACAACAACAGCAAAATCAGCTTCAGATGCTTCCTCAACATATCCAGCAGAGGCCAATGATGGTTTCAAAGCAGAAAGTGGTGTGCAATGAATTGGCAAGCCAACAGCAACAGCATTCACAGCAATTGTTATTTGATCAGGTATACCAGTTAGCAGAGCTGATAGAAACTGGGAATAATCCGGTACGTGCGCAAGGGATATTGGCGCGGCTCAATCACCAGCTCTCTCCAATTGGTAAGCCTTTTCAAAGGGCTGCTTTCTATTTCAAGGAGGCCTTGCAATTGCTCCTTCATAATACTAATAATACTAATTGTAATGCTTCTTTGAGTTTGTCATCCCCACCACCACCCATTAGTCTTATTTTCAAGATTGGTGCATACAAATCATTCTCAGAAGTCTCTCCTGTACTTCAGTTTGCCAATTTTACTTGTAACCAAGCTCTTCTTGAAGCCTTGgatggctttgataccattcgcattattgattttgatattggGTTTGGTGGGCAGTGGGCTTCTCTTATGCAAGAGCTTGCCTTGAAGCAAGGCAATGGTCCAGCTCTTAAAATCACTGCATTTGTATCCCCATCCACACACGATGAACTTGAGCTCGGTTTCACTCAAGAAAACTTGAAACATTTTGCGACTGAGATAAATCTTGcatttgagtttgaatttttaagCCTTGAGTCCTTGAACTCTGGTTCTTGGCCACTGCCCCTTCATGCATCGGAAAGTGAGGCAATTGCAGTGAATCTGCCAATTGGTTCCTTTTCCAACTACCCTTTATCCCTTCCTTTGGTTCTTGGCTTCGTGAAGCAGCTCTCACCGAAAATTGTGGTCTCTTTGGATAGAGGTTGTGATCACACCGATGTCCCATTTCCCGACCACATAATTCATGCTGTTCAATCTTATTCGGGTCTGCTTGAATCGTTGGATGCTGTTAATGTCAATCTAGATGCCTTGCAAAAGATTGAGAGGTATTTGCTGCAACCGGGAATTGAGAAAACTGTGTTGGGTCGCCGCTCACCTGATAAAATGCCTCCATGGAGGAGTCTATTTTTGTCATCTGGATTCTCCCCATTGACATTCAGCAACTTCACCGAGTCCCAAGCAGAGTGTCTGCTTCAGAGGACTCCAGTTCAGGGATTCCATGTCGAGAAGAAGCAAACTTCACTTTGTCTCTGTTGGCAGCGAAGGGAGCTTATCTCAGCTTCAGTTTGGAGGTGCTGA